GATGTTGAAGTGCATAACAACATTAAGTATCAATCTTTCTGTCTTAAGGTTGCTACGGGCACGGCACACCCGTATCACCAGACATTGGTTAACCGCCAAGTAGTAATAACACAGGAGCAAAGGACTATGACTTCATTAGTCTTAACCGTTATCGCACAGGACAAACCGGGCTTAGTTGAACTGTTGTCCGAAACCATCGCCAACCACAAGGGTAACTGGCAGGAAAGTAGTATGTCCCGCCTGGCTGGTCAGTTTGCCGGCATCCTTATCATTGAAGTCCCACAGGGTAACAGTGAAGCACTAACAGCAGCACTGAATGACCTTCAGTCTCAAGGCTTAAACGTCAATGTTCAGGCCAGCAAAGATGCTGCACCTGAAGAGACCTATCAGCATGTCACTATTGAGCTTATCGGCCATGATAAGCCTGGTATCGTACGTGAAATTTCTCATGCGCTTAACTCATTGAAAATCAATGTGGAAAGTCTGAGTACCGAACTGGTCAGTGGTTCTATGTCTGCTGAAGAACTGTTTAAAGCAGAAGCATCTCTCCGGGTTCCGACTTCAGTCGAACTGGACGATCTGCAAAATGCACTTGAAGATATTGCCAACGATCTGATGGTTGATCTCAACCTGAACTGATTTGCTTATTTTACAAGCGCCGTAAGCACAACAGCCCGCATCATGCGGGCTGTTTTCGTTCTGTTAAGTCATTATCTTCTCAGATACTGAAGCGCTGAATTAATCCCTGCTGCTGTTTAGCAAAGTCCAGCAATTCTGTACTGCTACCGGAAGCCAGTTCAGCCCCCTGTGCAGTTTCACCAGCTGCTTCACTGATAGATACCAGCGTCTGACTCACCTGTGCAACAGCACTGGACTGCTGCGCAGAAGCTTCTTCGATATGCGCATTCAGTTCGCGAATATGCGCCACAGCATCATTCATAGACTTAAGAACATCCTGGGAACGGTTGGCATTCGCGACACAATCCTGAGTCTTGTCATAACTGTCGTTCATGACTTCCCCTACCCGCTGAATACTGTTCTGCATATTTTCTACCATGGTCTGTATATCCATCACAGAATGGCGTGTCTGTGCTGCCAGCCCCCGTACTTCATCAGCAACGACGGCAAAGCCTCTGCCCTGCTCCCCTGCCCGCGCAGCCTCTATCGCAGCATTAAGTGCCAACAGGTTAGTCTTATTGGCAATACCCTGAATAGAATCAAGAATAGATGCTATCTGTTCACCAAAGGCAGACATTTCATTACTCACTGTCATCGCCTGATCAATACCTTCAGCCTGAGTCTCGATGCTGTGTAAGGTATTACTCATCTGCTGATTAACATCGACACTGAGTTTTTCAAACTCTTTCACCGCTGTCAGCGTAGTCTGACTATGGTTAGCCACTTCCTCAACACTATGTTCCATTTGCACAGCTGCTGAAGAGGTCTGCTCCAGCTGTTCGCTCTGTTCTGACATAGCGTGGGTCGTCTGCTGACTGATGGCAGCGTTCTGCTGCGCAACATCCGAGAGTTTTTGCGAACCTTCTGAAATCTGCTGCAGAATCTCTCTCAGACTAGCAACAACCGCATTCAGATCAATACTCAGTTCACCAAATTCATCTTTACGCTGATCATCGAACGTTACCTGTAAGTCACCGTCTCTTACCCGGTTAAGGCGTGCTTTAATCACTGACAGTGGCACATTAATTGTTTTCATAATCCACCAGCCAATCACTGCAGCAAAAATTGCTGCACCAATCGACAGAGCAGTAATCAGTGTATTGCTAAGGGCAACCGATTCGGCTTCTTTATCCCGGGCATTCATTGCTGACTGATAGGTCGTATCTATATAAGCATTCACCGCAGTCTGGGTATCTGCCAGAATCGCGCGCAGTGCCAGCATATGTTCAGCCAGCACCTGGTCGGCAGCCAGCTTCTGACGATATAAAGCAACCAAACCTTCGTCACCATATAACTGCGCTTCTACCTGCCCAAGCGTTACTTTTACACCACGGGCAAGCTTATCCGCTTTAAACAGATCATCATAAGCTTTACGCAGTGCGCCATTACTGGCAGCTAAAGCCTCATCCAGCTTATTAATATCCTGAGAACGCTTAAACGCAACCAACTGAAAACGATGCACACCTAATGTTTTGGTGATTTTCTGCACCAGTTTCCCGGCAGGCTTACCTTTACGCGCAATAGCAAAACGCTGCACCCAGGCGTTCAAAGCATCGCCCTGGCTCTGAAAGGTAATATCCGCTTCTATCGCTTTACGGCGGGCAATCAAACTCTCAGCATGACCATCCATAACCGTCAGCGCTTCGCTGTTAAAACGCTCGCTCAGCGCTTTTACATCGTTCAGTGCTGCTATTAGCTCAGGTCGATCCGCCACCTGGCTTAACAGACTTTCCTGTTCAG
The DNA window shown above is from Aliamphritea ceti and carries:
- a CDS encoding glycine cleavage system protein R produces the protein MTSLVLTVIAQDKPGLVELLSETIANHKGNWQESSMSRLAGQFAGILIIEVPQGNSEALTAALNDLQSQGLNVNVQASKDAAPEETYQHVTIELIGHDKPGIVREISHALNSLKINVESLSTELVSGSMSAEELFKAEASLRVPTSVELDDLQNALEDIANDLMVDLNLN
- a CDS encoding methyl-accepting chemotaxis protein — translated: MNVRITHKIAASYVLMVVFIIVVGSGGFLASRSISQEFFNVTDNVIPNLSGSYRQMIYLQEANEALFTALGQADGEGLEREREVFTQSIEKFNAEQESLLSQVADRPELIAALNDVKALSERFNSEALTVMDGHAESLIARRKAIEADITFQSQGDALNAWVQRFAIARKGKPAGKLVQKITKTLGVHRFQLVAFKRSQDINKLDEALAASNGALRKAYDDLFKADKLARGVKVTLGQVEAQLYGDEGLVALYRQKLAADQVLAEHMLALRAILADTQTAVNAYIDTTYQSAMNARDKEAESVALSNTLITALSIGAAIFAAVIGWWIMKTINVPLSVIKARLNRVRDGDLQVTFDDQRKDEFGELSIDLNAVVASLREILQQISEGSQKLSDVAQQNAAISQQTTHAMSEQSEQLEQTSSAAVQMEHSVEEVANHSQTTLTAVKEFEKLSVDVNQQMSNTLHSIETQAEGIDQAMTVSNEMSAFGEQIASILDSIQGIANKTNLLALNAAIEAARAGEQGRGFAVVADEVRGLAAQTRHSVMDIQTMVENMQNSIQRVGEVMNDSYDKTQDCVANANRSQDVLKSMNDAVAHIRELNAHIEEASAQQSSAVAQVSQTLVSISEAAGETAQGAELASGSSTELLDFAKQQQGLIQRFSI